DNA from Geobacter sulfurreducens PCA:
CGAGCTTGGCGTTGGTGCCGAGGGTGTTGAGCTTGCCGCCGATCACGATGGTAGGGTCGATGCCGCCGTGGGTAAGAACCGTCGCCACCATGGAAGTGGTGGTGGTCTTGCCGTGGGTGCCCGCGATGGCGATGCCGTACTTCATCCGCATCAGTTCCGCCAGCATCTCGGCCCGGGGGATAACCGGAATCATCCGCCGCTTGGCCTCGACCACCTCAGGATTGTCATCACGGACCGCCGTAGAGGTTACCACCACGTCCACATCGGCCACATTCTCCCGGCCATGCCCGAAGCGGATTTCTCCCCCGAGCGAGGCGAGGCGGTCGGTGGTATCGGACTGTTTCAGATCGGAGCCCGACACCTTATATCCCAGGTTGAGGAGAACCTCGGCAATGCCGCTCATGCCGATGCCGCCGATGCCGACGAAGTGAATTTTCTCTATTTTACCGTACATGGTTACTCTTCTTTCCTTGTGCTTGCCACCATCTCGTCGACGATGGCCTGGGCCGCATCAAGCCGGGCAAGCTCCTGGGCCGCCTCGCCGACAGCCTTGAGCCGCGCCGGGTCGTCCATGAGATCGCGGATCGCCTGTGCCAGCACCTCGCCTGAAAGTTCCTGCTCGATTATGACGAACCCGGCTCCCCGCTTGAGAAGCGATTCGGCGTTGCGGCGCTGGTGGTCGTCCACGGCATGGGGGTAAGGGATGAAGATGCAGGGCTTGCCGCAGGCGGTTACCTCGGCGAGGGTGGTGGCCCCTGCCCGGCAGACGATCAGGTCGGCCCAGCGATAGGCATCGGCCATGGAGTCGATGAAGGCCACCACATCAGCCGTAAAGCCTTGCTCTTCATAGGCGGCGGTGACATCCTCCAGATCGTTCTCACCGGTCTGGTGGGTGATCCGCAGTCTCCCCTTCGCCTCCTTCAGGGAGGGCAGAGCCTCGCCCATGGTCAGGTTGATCCGGTGAGCGCCGGCACTCCCGCCGAAGACCAGGAGATGGAAGGCGTCATCGCCTCTCTCCCGGGACTCCGCCAGGGCAACCTGCTCCAGTATCTGGCGGCGAAGCGGATTGCCGGTCAGGAGCGTCTTGTCCTCGGGGAAATACGTCCGCGACTCCTCAAGAGAGATGAATATCTTGTCTGCCACCTTGGCCAACATCCGGTTGGTGAAGCCCGGGATAGCGTTCTGCTCGTGGATGAAGCGCGGGATCTGCATTCCCCGCGCCGCCATCAGGGTGGGCGCCGAAGCGTATCCGCCGACGCCGAGCACCAGGTCCGGCCTGAACTCCTTCAGTATCTTGCGCGACTGGGCGTAGCCGTAGAGGAATTTGGCAAGCCCCTTGGCCCGGGCCAGGCTTCCCTTGCCCCGAATACCGGCTGCGGTGATGCATTCGAGCCGGTACCCCGTTTTCGGCAGCACCCTCGCCTCGATCCCTTTCCAGGTTCCCACGAAGAGGACTTCATTCTGTTTGTCGCGGGCGAGGAACTCCTCGGCCACCGCTATGCCCGGGAAGAGATGCCCGCCCGTTCCCCCTCCGGCTATCAGCAGCTTCATGGTGCCCCCTTGAGCCGCGTCGAGATATTGAGAAGGATACCCACTGCGAACAGTGTCACGATCAATGAACTTCCTCCGTAGCTGATAAAGGGAAGCGCCAGGCCTTTGGTGGGAAGGAGTCCCGTCACCACCGCCATGTTGACGAACGACTGGATCCCGAGCAGCGTGGCAATGCCGAATGCCAGGAACCGCCCGAAGGGCTCCTGGGCCATGAGCGCTACCCGGACGCCGCGCAGGACCAGCATGAGGAACATGGCGGCGATGACCGTTACGCCGATAAGCCCCAGTTCTTCGCCGGTTACCGACAGAATGAAGTCCGTATGGGCCTCGGGGAGATAGAACATTTTCTGTTTGCCCTCACCGAGACCCTGGCCGAGCACCCCACCATTGCCGAAGGCAAGCCATGATTGGATGATCTGGAAACCGGTGTCGGTGGGGTCCTCCCACGGGTTGAGATAGGCAAGGATGCGCCGCCGCCGGTAATCAACGTTCATGACGAGGAAGTAGAGGATCGGCAGAGCCATCATTCCCATGGCGATGATGTAGCGCGGCCGGGTCCCCGCCGCGAAGAGCATGATAATTGCCACCAGTCCCATGGTCAGGGCCGCGCCCAGGTCGTGCTGCTTGAGAAGAATCAGCAGGACGACGGACAGGAGCACCATGTACGGGAGAAAGCCCGTGGAAAAGAATTTCACCTTATCCTGCTTTTTATCGAGTGA
Protein-coding regions in this window:
- the murG gene encoding undecaprenyldiphospho-muramoylpentapeptide beta-N-acetylglucosaminyltransferase; the protein is MKLLIAGGGTGGHLFPGIAVAEEFLARDKQNEVLFVGTWKGIEARVLPKTGYRLECITAAGIRGKGSLARAKGLAKFLYGYAQSRKILKEFRPDLVLGVGGYASAPTLMAARGMQIPRFIHEQNAIPGFTNRMLAKVADKIFISLEESRTYFPEDKTLLTGNPLRRQILEQVALAESRERGDDAFHLLVFGGSAGAHRINLTMGEALPSLKEAKGRLRITHQTGENDLEDVTAAYEEQGFTADVVAFIDSMADAYRWADLIVCRAGATTLAEVTACGKPCIFIPYPHAVDDHQRRNAESLLKRGAGFVIIEQELSGEVLAQAIRDLMDDPARLKAVGEAAQELARLDAAQAIVDEMVASTRKEE
- the ftsW gene encoding putative lipid II flippase FtsW, translating into MNLGLNVKEIERYDLVILLMAVALTCFGVVMVYSASSVMATKKFHDGFYFLKRQGVYALLGFGVMAVAMRIDYRTWREYAVPILLGCLFLLFLVFIPGIGGAAKGASRWIRLPGFNFQPSELTKIALIVYMAYSLDKKQDKVKFFSTGFLPYMVLLSVVLLILLKQHDLGAALTMGLVAIIMLFAAGTRPRYIIAMGMMALPILYFLVMNVDYRRRRILAYLNPWEDPTDTGFQIIQSWLAFGNGGVLGQGLGEGKQKMFYLPEAHTDFILSVTGEELGLIGVTVIAAMFLMLVLRGVRVALMAQEPFGRFLAFGIATLLGIQSFVNMAVVTGLLPTKGLALPFISYGGSSLIVTLFAVGILLNISTRLKGAP